In the genome of Metabacillus litoralis, the window GTTATTCTTATTAATGGTAGCGGTTGCAAGTTGGCAAGTGTTAAGTCGCTTCATTTTCAAAAGTCCAAGTACATTTTCAGAAGAACTTTTAAGGTATAGCTTGATTTGGCTAGCTATGCTGGCAACTGCATATGTGGTAGGGAAAAATGAGCATATTGCAATTACCTTTTTAAGAGATCGTTTGATCGAGGAATCAAGAATAAAGCTAGATATTCTCATTCAATCTATCTTCCTATTATTCTCTGCAATTATTATGGTCTATGGTGGGGCAAAGGCTGTTTCATTAACAATGGCACAGATTTCTCCTGCCTTGCATGTACCGATGGGATTTGTTTACTTGGCTTTACCTGTATCTGGTGTTTTTATTCTGTTTTACAGCACAACGAATATTTTAGAGTTGCTACATAAAAAGAAAAAAGTAACCGTTATCAAACAGAGAAATGCAAGTTAAGTTAATTATTAATGAAAGCAGGTGCAACCTATGGAGTTACAAGCAAGCTTAATCTTAATTGCCGTTTTCGCTCTATTAATGGTGATTGGAATACCGATTGCAATTAGTATCGCATTAGCTTCGCTAGCAACAGTGATCATTGTTTTACCATTTGATGTTTCTGTATTCACTTCCGCACAAAAAATGATTACAAGTTTAGATAGCTTTTCGCTATTAGCAGTCCCGTTTTTTATTCTTTCAGGGATTATTATGAACAATGGTGGAATTGCGATCAAGCTCGTAAATCTAGCAAAGTTAATAGGTGGTAGGATCCCGGGATCATTAGCACATACTAACATTATCGGAAATATGTTTTTTGGTTCGATTTCTGGTTCTGCGATTGCTGCTTCAACAGCAATTGGTGGAACTTTGATTCCATTACAAGAAAAGGAAGGGTACAGTAAAACCTATTCAGCAGCAGTTAATATTGCATCAGCTCCAACAGGGATGTTAATTCCTCCGAGTTCAGCTTTCATTATTTTCTCCCTAATAAGTGGTGGAACTTCCATTGCCGCATTATTTATGGGTGGATATGTTGTAGGGATATTATGGGGATTAGCCGTTATGCTAGTTGCGTTTTTTATCGCTAAAAAAAATAAATATCCGGTCATTCCGATGGTTTCCTTTAGTGAAGCTAGAAAAATTGTAATAGATGCGATTCCTAGTTTATTGCTTGTTGTGATCATCATTGGTGGAATACTTTCAGGGATTTTTACAGCGATAGAGGCGTCAGCAGTTTGTGTTGTTTACTCATTATTTTTAGCTCTTGTTTTCTATCGATCTATTTCACTTAAGCAATTGCCAGGTGTTTTAGTACAAGCTGTGCAAATGACCGGTGTTATTATGTTTTTAATTGCTGCTTCATCAGGTATGTCTTTTGTTATGGCGCTAACTGGTATACCTGAAGCTATTAGTAATGGAATCTTAGGCATTTCAGATAATAAATTCGTTATTCTTGCATGTATTACAGTGATTTTATTAATTGTTGGGACGTTTATGGATATTGCACCTGCAATCTTAATTTTCACCCCAATCTTTTTGCCTATTGCCACAAACTTAGGAATTGACCCTGTACACTTTGGAATCTTCTTTGTCTTTAACTTATGTATTGGAACGATTACACCTCCTGTTGGAACAGGATTATTCGTAGGAGCGAGCATAGGGAAGGTGAAGATTGAAAAAATTATTAAACCATTGCTTCCATTTTATATAGCGATTGTCGTGATTTTAGTGTTGGTTACGTTTGTGCCGCAGATTAGTTTGTTTTTGCCTAATTTGTTTGGGTTGTAGAAATTAAAAAGGCAATAAATCTATTAGTAGATTTGTTGCCTTTTTTCTTAATGCTGAATGAATTCTACAAATTGAGAAACACCTTCTCGATGAAACCGCTGTGGCTTTTTAACAAGCCATAAGCTTCTTGCAATATGTACATCTTTAATTTTTATTTCTTGTAAATAGCCCTGTTCTAATTCTCTCGCAACAGTTAGTCTAGAAAGAATGCTAATTCCAAGGCCTGACTCAACAGCACTTTTTATAGCTTGGGTACTACCAATTTCCATATAACTATTTATCTTTTCTAAAATGCCATATTCTTTAAGGGCCTTTTCTGCAATAAGTCTTGTCCCTGAAATTGATTCACGCCAAATCATTTTCTCATCTGCTAACTCCTCAATATGAATTGCTGATCGGTCTTTCCAGGGGTGATCAGGAGGGCAAACGAGGATGAGTTCATCATCGGCAAATTTTTCAACAATTAAATGTTTATCCTCAACAATTCCTTCAACTAATGCGATGTCAATCACATCATTTGTTAAATCCTCTAGTACACTTGGTGTATTTCGAATCGTTAAACTTACTTTAATATCTGGTGCATGTTTTTTAAACCGACCAAGTAAACTTGGTAATAGAAATTCACCAATTGTCAGAGAAGCACCTACTCTTAGATTTGAATTGTACTCCCCGGTAGCCTGAAGGATGACTTCTTTCGATCTGTCAAAATCATTAATAATGGCTTTGGCAAAAGGGTAGAGCATTTTCCCTGTTTCTGTAACAGTAAGCTTGCCTTCGGTCCGATCAAATAATAAGGTACCATAAAAATTCTCTAATTGGCGGATTTGTCTTGTCACAGCCGGCTGAGACACAAAGCTTAATCTTGCTGCTTGACTAATGCTTCCTTCATCAACGACTAAGCAAAACATTTTCAGGTTTTCTATATTCATAAATACCCTCCCAATTAGACATTTTTATCTTATCTTTATATAATACCCTAGGTCGGCTTTTTTAGGAAAATAACTAGCTATAACAATCTGTTATATGCTATGCATTTGTTGCAATATGCCTCCGTGAAAAAGCGTGTTATCGTATAGATAAGAAGAACTTTTAAAGTAAAGGAAATGGTAAAGATGACCATTAAAAAGTATATACCACTAGGCTTAGAACAACCATATAACAAAAATCTACTGATGAAAGATTTGATTGCAGGCTTAACCTTATTTGTGATGCTCGTTCCTCAAGGTATGGCATATGCAATGTTAGCGGGTTTACCACCGGTTATGGGGTTGTATGCTTCAACCATTCCTTTAATCATTTATGCAGTATTAGCCTCTTCAAGGCATTTATCGGTTGGTCCAACAGCCATAACATCTTTACTTGTTTTTTCAGGAATATCGAGCATAGGAGAGCCCGGGTCACAGGATTATATCACGCTTGTTATTTTATTGGCACTTATGGTGGGGACAATTCAATGTTTGCTAGGAGTATTAAGAATGGGTTTTATTGTGAAATTCATTTCACCATCTGTGCTGGGTGGCTATACTTCAGCTGCAGCTATTATAATTGGTCTAAGTCAGTTAAAGCATCTGATTGGAATCGATCTTGGTACGTATTTTCAGGCTCATCATTTACTGATTGGAATAAGTAGGGAAATAGCGAATTTACATTGGATGACTGTTCTTTTAGGAATAAGTAGTATCATCTTTTTAATCATTTTCAAAAAAATAAATTCACATTTTCCAGCTGCTCTTGTCCTAATTCTGTTGTCTTCATTAAGTGTGTACATTTTTTCATTACACGAAAAAGGTGTTCAAATTGTTGGGACGGTGCCAAATGGGTTTCCAACTTTAGTATTGCCAACGATTTCATTAGAAAGTGTGAAGCAATTAATTATACCAGCAATCATCATTGCATTGCTTGGTTTTATGGAGTCATTGGCAATAGGGAAAACAATTGCGGATAAAGAAAAATATAAACTTAACCCAAATCGTGAGTTAAAGGCATTAGGCTTAGCTAATATGCTAGGTTCGTTGTTTCAGATCTTCCCTGTTAATGGAAGCTTTTCAAGAAGTGCAGTGAATCATCAAAGTGGTGGCGTTACGCAATTAGTGTCAATTTTCACTAGTTTGTTTATGATCATTACATTGATGTTATTTACCTCTTATTTTTATTATTTGCCGAGTGCAGTTCTAGCTGCGATCATTATCGTTGCCGTCTATAAATTAATTGATATTGAACAAGCAAAATTCTTGTTCAATGTAAGATCAATAGATGGATGGAGCTGGATTGTCACCTTTTTTGTCACCTTATTTGTTGGAATTCAGTGGGGAATTTTAGTTGGTGCTATTTTTAATTTCTGTTTGTTGTTAGCAAGAATAACAAGGCCAAATATTATTGAAATGGGATATCTTGAAAAGGAACAAATATTTCGCGATATAAAGAGATTTCCTCAAGCTACAACACTTGAAGATTTAATTATGATTCGAGTTGATTCTTCGATTCATTTTGCAAACATGTCTTATTTGGAAGAAAAAATTAGAGAGTTTCTTTATTTAAAGCCTTTAGCTAACATGATTATTATCGATTTTTCCGGAGTGAATGATATGGACACACCGTCCTTTGAGGTAATAGAAGATTTGAAGGAACAACTAGAAAAGGAAAAAAATATTAGCATGTACTTTGTCGGAATGAAGGGTACTGTTAGGGAAACAGCAAATAAATTAGGCTGGGATCGTAAATTTAATGAAGAAATGAATTATTATACGATTGAAAAATTACTTGAAAATAAGAAAATAAGGGTATCAACTTCTTCCGATAAAAACAATCAAACACCGTATATGTATTATATTTAAAAGGTGAGTAGCAAAATGTATGATTTGCTACTCACCTTTTTCTTATGTTAAAGTTTTGTACTTCTTAGGAGTTATGCCGGTATATTTCTTGAACACCTTTGTGAAATAACTTTGATCATGAAAGTTTAAGATTGTCGAAATTTTCAAAAGTGAATAGTCCGTAAAAGTTAACAATGTTTTGGCTTCATCAATTTTCGTTTGATGAATATATTCCGCAATGGGCATTCCTACTTCTTTTTTAAAAAGAGATGATACATAATTTGGATGCATATCTACGAGTTCCGCAAGTTGTGTTAGGGTCAATTCTTCGTAAAGATGTGTATAAATATAATTCATACACTTGTTTATTGGCTTAGAGTAGCTTTGTTGTTTCTGCTTACGTACACGATCGGCAAATTCACTTAATGCTTGTTCTATAAAAGGATCAATCAATGAACAATCTGTTAATTCCTCTAAGCTTTGGATATACAAATCGCTAAGTGTATAAGCAATTTCATAATGAAGACCACCTTCAATTGCGGCGCGTGTTGCTAAAGTAATCGCAGTAATACCAAGGTTTTTACTATGACGTAACTGACTTTTTTTAGAAAGAATTCCAACCTTACCGTTTTCGGGACTTATTTTAAATATCTTTAAGAATTCTTCCTTCCTACCTTCTTTAATGAATTGAAAGAGCCTTTTCTCATACATAAAATCATGATGAAATGAGACATTTTCCCGTTGTTGCGAAATGGTTACTTCGGGATCTTCAATTTTGAATGTAAGATCTCCAGCTTTACTATTTTTTAAAATGATTTCTGCCGGGTCCAGTGTTTCTTGGTAAAGCATATAGTATATTTGCATGCTAATATTCATTAATTTCATATGAGAAAGTCGGGGAAGGGTTTCAAAATAATAAACGAGTTTTTCACCTAGACTCTTTTGAACATTCATATCATTTATGAGTGCTGCTAGTCTATCATTTGTTAGCTCGGGTGCAAGAGTTGGACCGACAATGATCATTCCTTTATACTCATTCTCCTGTCTAATTTGAATGATA includes:
- a CDS encoding TRAP transporter small permease, producing the protein MRDVKKSVDRVIEFLTCTLFLLMVAVASWQVLSRFIFKSPSTFSEELLRYSLIWLAMLATAYVVGKNEHIAITFLRDRLIEESRIKLDILIQSIFLLFSAIIMVYGGAKAVSLTMAQISPALHVPMGFVYLALPVSGVFILFYSTTNILELLHKKKKVTVIKQRNAS
- a CDS encoding TRAP transporter large permease, yielding MELQASLILIAVFALLMVIGIPIAISIALASLATVIIVLPFDVSVFTSAQKMITSLDSFSLLAVPFFILSGIIMNNGGIAIKLVNLAKLIGGRIPGSLAHTNIIGNMFFGSISGSAIAASTAIGGTLIPLQEKEGYSKTYSAAVNIASAPTGMLIPPSSAFIIFSLISGGTSIAALFMGGYVVGILWGLAVMLVAFFIAKKNKYPVIPMVSFSEARKIVIDAIPSLLLVVIIIGGILSGIFTAIEASAVCVVYSLFLALVFYRSISLKQLPGVLVQAVQMTGVIMFLIAASSGMSFVMALTGIPEAISNGILGISDNKFVILACITVILLIVGTFMDIAPAILIFTPIFLPIATNLGIDPVHFGIFFVFNLCIGTITPPVGTGLFVGASIGKVKIEKIIKPLLPFYIAIVVILVLVTFVPQISLFLPNLFGL
- a CDS encoding LysR family transcriptional regulator, coding for MNIENLKMFCLVVDEGSISQAARLSFVSQPAVTRQIRQLENFYGTLLFDRTEGKLTVTETGKMLYPFAKAIINDFDRSKEVILQATGEYNSNLRVGASLTIGEFLLPSLLGRFKKHAPDIKVSLTIRNTPSVLEDLTNDVIDIALVEGIVEDKHLIVEKFADDELILVCPPDHPWKDRSAIHIEELADEKMIWRESISGTRLIAEKALKEYGILEKINSYMEIGSTQAIKSAVESGLGISILSRLTVARELEQGYLQEIKIKDVHIARSLWLVKKPQRFHREGVSQFVEFIQH
- a CDS encoding SulP family inorganic anion transporter, coding for MTIKKYIPLGLEQPYNKNLLMKDLIAGLTLFVMLVPQGMAYAMLAGLPPVMGLYASTIPLIIYAVLASSRHLSVGPTAITSLLVFSGISSIGEPGSQDYITLVILLALMVGTIQCLLGVLRMGFIVKFISPSVLGGYTSAAAIIIGLSQLKHLIGIDLGTYFQAHHLLIGISREIANLHWMTVLLGISSIIFLIIFKKINSHFPAALVLILLSSLSVYIFSLHEKGVQIVGTVPNGFPTLVLPTISLESVKQLIIPAIIIALLGFMESLAIGKTIADKEKYKLNPNRELKALGLANMLGSLFQIFPVNGSFSRSAVNHQSGGVTQLVSIFTSLFMIITLMLFTSYFYYLPSAVLAAIIIVAVYKLIDIEQAKFLFNVRSIDGWSWIVTFFVTLFVGIQWGILVGAIFNFCLLLARITRPNIIEMGYLEKEQIFRDIKRFPQATTLEDLIMIRVDSSIHFANMSYLEEKIREFLYLKPLANMIIIDFSGVNDMDTPSFEVIEDLKEQLEKEKNISMYFVGMKGTVRETANKLGWDRKFNEEMNYYTIEKLLENKKIRVSTSSDKNNQTPYMYYI
- a CDS encoding helix-turn-helix domain-containing protein — its product is MLLKDVDYICKLIYESFNIPITFIDHNDMVKFEQSSLSIKNPNSTFHHNIFKQFNFKKETFLFPLFVKTEHYEEFFIIQIRQENEYKGMIIVGPTLAPELTNDRLAALINDMNVQKSLGEKLVYYFETLPRLSHMKLMNISMQIYYMLYQETLDPAEIILKNSKAGDLTFKIEDPEVTISQQRENVSFHHDFMYEKRLFQFIKEGRKEEFLKIFKISPENGKVGILSKKSQLRHSKNLGITAITLATRAAIEGGLHYEIAYTLSDLYIQSLEELTDCSLIDPFIEQALSEFADRVRKQKQQSYSKPINKCMNYIYTHLYEELTLTQLAELVDMHPNYVSSLFKKEVGMPIAEYIHQTKIDEAKTLLTFTDYSLLKISTILNFHDQSYFTKVFKKYTGITPKKYKTLT